In the Candidatus Saccharibacteria bacterium oral taxon 488 genome, one interval contains:
- a CDS encoding methyltransferase domain-containing protein → MYIALLGRQPEISLAELAAVFGADCVNRISQQFAKVQTSQFDITTLGGTIKCAKVITELPASRTDKASLLAASRFITQHYHAKWAHSPHKITLGLSAYNLAVGTRDVQKTGLILKSSLKKSGTSLRLIPNDQPALSTATAHNNKLGESSHKVELLLVKTTDHRLIIAESCGVQNITAYTRRDRHRPKRDAFVGMLPPKLAQIMLNLALGAGSLAHQKSCSNSATGSASSLSDKSMVLRTALPDAFDLEEMAGGRPVVTILDPFCGTGTVLQEALLAGYDVVGTDLSQKMVDYTTENLSWLQSTFTTPGNVIDIHQADATTHRWPNSESLAAIVCETYLGQPFSAPPTPQKLAAVVGNCNHIITSFLTNIRPQLAPNTPLCIAVPAWYDASGQATHVPLIKHLQQLDYHHLNRRTPLIYRRPDQVVARELLILQTT, encoded by the coding sequence ATGTATATCGCCCTGCTTGGCCGCCAGCCAGAGATCTCGCTCGCCGAACTTGCGGCGGTCTTTGGCGCGGACTGCGTCAACCGTATCAGCCAGCAATTTGCCAAAGTTCAAACATCTCAATTTGACATTACTACATTGGGCGGCACCATCAAATGCGCCAAAGTGATCACCGAGCTCCCAGCCAGCCGCACCGACAAGGCCTCGCTCCTCGCCGCTTCACGCTTCATCACCCAGCATTATCACGCCAAGTGGGCTCACTCGCCGCACAAAATCACCCTCGGCCTCAGCGCCTATAACCTGGCTGTTGGCACCCGCGACGTCCAAAAAACTGGCCTCATCCTCAAATCATCCCTCAAAAAATCTGGCACCAGCCTCCGTCTCATCCCAAACGACCAGCCGGCTCTCTCTACCGCTACTGCGCACAATAACAAGCTTGGCGAATCATCACATAAAGTCGAGCTGCTACTCGTCAAAACAACCGACCACCGCCTCATCATCGCCGAGAGCTGCGGCGTCCAAAACATCACCGCCTACACCCGCCGTGACCGCCACCGTCCCAAGCGCGACGCGTTCGTTGGTATGCTACCGCCCAAATTAGCGCAGATTATGCTGAATTTAGCGCTGGGTGCTGGGTCGCTAGCTCATCAAAAATCGTGTAGTAATTCTGCGACGGGGTCGGCTTCTAGCCTCTCTGACAAGTCGATGGTTCTGCGGACGGCGTTGCCGGATGCATTCGACTTGGAGGAGATGGCTGGAGGCCGACCTGTTGTGACAATCCTCGACCCCTTCTGCGGCACCGGCACCGTCCTGCAAGAAGCCCTACTCGCTGGCTATGATGTCGTCGGCACCGACCTCAGTCAAAAAATGGTTGACTACACGACAGAGAATCTATCGTGGCTACAATCAACTTTCACCACGCCCGGCAACGTCATCGACATTCATCAAGCCGACGCCACCACGCACCGCTGGCCAAACAGCGAGAGCCTAGCCGCTATTGTCTGCGAAACTTACCTCGGCCAGCCCTTCTCAGCGCCGCCCACACCCCAAAAACTAGCAGCAGTTGTTGGCAACTGCAACCACATTATCACCAGCTTTCTCACCAACATTCGCCCGCAACTGGCGCCGAACACGCCGCTGTGTATCGCCGTGCCAGCGTGGTACGACGCGTCCGGCCAGGCCACTCATGTGCCGCTGATAAAGCACCTCCAACAGCTCGATTATCACCATCTCAACCGTCGTACACCGCTCATATACCGCCGCCCTGACCAGGTCGTCGCCCGCGAGCTACTGATCCTGCAGACTACCTAA